In the genome of Misgurnus anguillicaudatus unplaced genomic scaffold, ASM2758022v2 HiC_scaffold_27, whole genome shotgun sequence, one region contains:
- the LOC129434322 gene encoding uncharacterized protein, which translates to MDEDSNPSITPDQQQKSLKRQRGGAKAVVTRLMTQITTAMNNNQTKEVESKLAALDEAVSRFQEAHNTYSQTLDDDDDLDASKGYLTSVLREVQDLQHTVLSWLEDFKLSTEDSNIEPSDFQEEVSALDEDQPLTSSVEQLTAQLQGLHDLRQKEKNEFAMLITQQEERLRTEFKLRLQHAESEVDGLKGLLKLKDAESEENRQKATLTTINKDFSTPVSENRSLNFNPSFSSANENSLCQFLELSRQQYQSHIDSMHLPPVDIIKFDGEPLKYWQFMRLFSSVIDKETVPDQEKLTRLYQYTLGQARDAISHCLYNPSSSKGYSEAMDILKRRFGSPYAVSQAWVDKVLNYKEIKDNKQLQSFADILRSCRDTLKAMKCEEELNGGRTLLQIVEKLPNDIKRGWLTLNYEIVKSGRLPKLDDIVNLIESEAAKRADPIFGNLLSPASKNTPASSKAYTKSSFDKKRQTFATISAANDSTASSTLKTTTRFKCPKCTQGHFLNQCHAFRALSVQERLSFVQLKQLCLNCFMKGHHSTVCTRNWVCKVPGCGKKHNSWLHSAIITSNSNDNSQPVNQTAKNEPAADPPQAIQTHATGKCIETSQRKIALPILPVVVSDKHNRFSMNVFALLDSGSNGTFVSKRLVHALKLETRKINIKLNTIETKNLNVVTSAVDLQVEDSQQKNSYLMKGVLCRDHLNISLDNLVTQNEVFQWPHLQEIADEISLPDVDLADEVHLLIGLDQPDILAPRETRCGRAGEPYAILTGLGWTLHGPVADGSTTISANFIQTDNTLQHAVERFWKLEDPVYVDNESLSKVDKQVVDLWNRRAVKEKGHFTLPIPFKECPPQLPNNYAMAKHRLDLLGKRLKKDPTLQQRYVESICDTLQKGYAEEVVDINRNDGHVWYLPHHPVLHPRKPGKVRIVFDCAARYQGTSLNDRVHQGPDLTNKLLSVLLKFRQEPIALNADIESMFYQVRVPPQDRDVLRFLWWEENDPDKPPKHYRMTAHLFGGVWSPSAANFALQRVAEDNHEKFTADTVETVKQNFYVDDCLKSVPTEDAAIKLASQLREMLACGGFKLTKWLSNSKEVMKSIPAEEWAKSLHEVNLDQEDLPFERTLGVLWDVEKDCFTFDVKAVDKPATKRGILSTTSSIYDPLGFVSPFILKAKAIFQELCRIKVDWDEKIPVEIAEQWHRWLNDLPMLSALTIPRCLKPTTASCSSVTQLHHFSDASELAYGAVSYIRIDNTCKLVMSKSRLAPIKPVSIPRLELLAAVVATELDQHIKSHLEIPIAKTFFWTDSTIVLQYINNKDSRFQTFIANRIAKIHERSNPCQWRHIDSASNPADDVSRGMTMQEMLSNVRWISGPHFLQLEEEHWPVQPVLNDLPEEAEIKKTKEVYAVSTNPNQAEKGAMDRLLERYSSWHRLKRAAAILLRVKALLRKKPSLHLSKPITVGELHQAELAILNYVQTSSFGLTRAKPNCLLKLKPFQDENDQLLRVGGRLTNAPIPFEAKHPIILPNNHHITHLIISHFHLRLGHAGSERVLSEIRQRFWILKGRAMINQALKSCLQCRKLKAKPQNQQMADLPDSRVTPCEPPFTRVGIDYFGPFLVKKARSEIKRYGCLFTCLTTRAIHLEIAHTLNTDSFINALQRFIARRGPPSEIRSDNGTNFVGGLRELRKAISEWNQRKISDYLLQNNVKWIFNPPAASHMGGVWERQIRTIRSILNTVLSQQAPDDEGLTTLFCCVESIVNGRPITKLSDDPSDPLPLTPNHLLLLRSGSTLPPGAFVKQDLYRRRWRQVQYLADIFWSRWLKEYLPALQQRQKWFQPKRNLQKGDLVLVLYENTPRNHWPLGLITQVYPGADGLVRTVEVKTQAGIYNRPVDKICLLEASLVS; encoded by the coding sequence ATGGACGAAGACTCAAACCCAAGCATTACTCCTGATCAACAACAAAAGAGTCTCAAGCGTCAGCGTGGAGGTGCAAAGGCTGTAGTTACACGTTTGATGACACAAATTACAACTGCTATGAACAATAATCAGACTAAAGAGGTGGAGAGTAAACTTGCTGCTTTGGATGAGGCTGTAAGTCGGTTCCAGGAGGCGCATAACACATACAGTCAAACATTAGACGATGATGACGACCTTGATGCTTCTAAGGGCTATTTAACATCCGTCCTGCGTGAGGTTCAAGACTTGCAGCACACAGTTCTAAGTTGGCTTGAGGACTTTAAACTGTCAACGGAGGATTCAAATATAGAACCTTCAGATTTCCAAGAGGAAGTTTCAGCACTTGATGAAGATCAGCCTTTAACGTCCTCTGTGGAACAACTAACTGCCCAGCTTCAAGGGTTACATGATCTCAGGCAGAAAGAAAAGAATGAGTTTGCTATGCTTATAACTCAACAGGAAGAACGCCTGCGTACAGAGTTTAAATTACGACTTCAGCATGCTGAATCTGAAGTGGATGGTCTGAAAGGCTTACTGAAACTTAAGGATGCTGAGTCGGAGGAAAATCGCCAAAAGGCTACGCTAACAACGATAAACAAAGACTTTTCAACTCCTGTCTCAGAGAACCGATCCCTTAACTTTAATCCCTCATTCTCATCAGCAAACGAGAATTCTTTATGCCAATTTCTAGAGCTGTCAAGACAACAATATCAGTCACATATTGACTCTATGCATCTACCACCTGTAGATATTATTAAGTTTGATGGAGAGCCTTTAAAGTATTGGCAGTTTATGAGACTATTCTCCTCTGTGATTGACAAAGAGACTGTGCCAGATCAAGAAAAACTCACTCGACTGTATCAGTACACTCTCGGCCAAGCTAGAGATGCTATCTCACATTGTTTGTACAACCCCAGTTCCAGCAAGGGCTATTCTGAAGCCATGGATATTCTAAAGAGACGGTTTGGCAGTCCATACGCAGTATCGCAAGCATGGGTAGATAAAGTGCTCAACTACAAGGAGATTAAAGACAACAAGCAGCTACAAAGCTTTGCAGACATTCTGCGCAGCTGCCGTGATACTCTAAAAGCAATGAAGTGTGAGGAAGAGTTAAATGGTGGACGTACACTGTTGCAAATTGTGGAGAAACTTCCCAATGACATAAAGAGAGGATGGCTCACATTAAACTATGAGATCGTCAAGTCTGGACGTTTGCCAAAGTTGGATGACATAGTCAATCTTATCGAATCAGAAGCTGCTAAAAGAGCAGATCCTATCTTCGGGAATCTTCTTAGTCCTGCGAGTAAAAATACTCCTGCTAGCTCTAAAGCATATACTAAGTCAAGCTTCGATAAGAAAAGACAGACATTCGCAACCATCTCAGCTGCAAATGATAGTACTGCATCGTCCACACTAAAGACCACAACAAGATTTAAGTGCCCAAAATGCACTCAAGGACACTTTCTAAACCAATGTCATGCCTTTAGGGCTCTGTCCGTACAAGAGCGTTTGTCCTTTGTACAACTGAAGCAATTGTGCCTGAACTGTTTCATGAAAGGCCATCACAGCACAGTTTGTACTCGCAATTGGGTATGCAAGGTGCCTGGTTGTGGGAAAAAGCACAACAGTTGGCTACATTCTGCCATCATAACATCCAACAGCAACGACAATAGCCAGCCTGTTAACCAAACTGCTAAAAACGAACCAGCTGCTGACCCACCACAAGCTATTCAAACGCATGCCACCGGAAAGTGCATTGAAACCAGTCAACGAAAGATTGCACTTCCAATCCTGCCAGTAGTAGTTTCAGACAAACATAACCGATTCTCCATGAATGTCTTTGCTTTGCTGGATAGTGGCTCAAATGGGACCTTCGTTTCCAAAAGGCTTGTTCACGCTCTTAAGCTAGAGACACGCAAAATAAACATTAAGTTGAACACCATAGAGACCAAAAATCTCAATGTAGTTACCTCAGCTGTAGATTTGCAAGTTGAAGATTCTCAGCAAAAGAACTCATACCTGATGAAAGGCGTGCTCTGTCGTGATCATCTGAACATAAGCCTAGATAATCTAGTCACACAAAACGAGGTGTTCCAGTGGCCACATCTACAAGAAATTGCAGATGAAATAAGTCTACCTGATGTTGACCTAGCTGATGAGGTTCACCTGCTGATTGGTCTCGACCAGCCTGACATCCTTGCTCCTCGTGAGACACGCTGTGGTAGGGCAGGCGAACCCTACGCAATTCTTACTGGCTTGGGATGGACACTTCATGGGCCAGTAGCTGATGGTTCGACGACTATCTCTGCCAATTTCATTCAAACTGATAATACTCTGCAACATGCTGTTGAAAGATTTTGGAAATTGGAAGATCCAGTCTATGTAGACAATGAATCACTGTCTAAGGTTGACAAGCAGGTTGTGGATCTATGGAATAGGAGAGCAGTTAAGGAGAAAGGTCACTTCACACTACCAATTCCTTTCAAAGAATGCCCGCCTCAGCTACCAAATAACTATGCAATGGCTAAACACCGGCTGGACCTTCTTGGAAAGCGACTAAAGAAAGATCCAACTCTGCAGCAAAGGTATGTAGAAAGTATCTGTGACACACTGCAGAAAGGATATGCTGAGGAAGTGGTTGACATTAATAGAAATGATGGACATGTATGGTATTTGCCACATCATCCAGTGTTACATCCACGTAAGCCAGGAAAAGTACGAATTGTCTTCGACTGTGCAGCACGGTACCAAGGTACTTCATTAAACGATCGCGTTCACCAAGGCCCAGACCTTACAAACAAGTTGCTGTCAGTACTTCTCAAATTCAGACAAGAACCCATCGCTCTAAATGCAGATATTGAGAGCATGTTTTATCAGGTTAGGGTGCCGCCTCAAGATAGAGATGTGCTTCGCTTCCTGTGGTGGGAAGAAAACGATCCTGACAAGCCACCTAAACACTATCGCATGACTGCTCACCTGTTTGGAGGAGTCTGGAGCCCTAGTGCCGCCAACTTTGCTCTGCAACGAGTAGCAGAAGACAATCATGAAAAATTCACCGCTGACACTGTGGAAACAGTGAAACAAAATTTCTACGTAGACGACTGCCTTAAGTCAGTGCCAACGGAGGATGCCGCCATCAAACTTGCTTCACAGCTCCGTGAGATGCTTGCATGTGGAGGTTTCAAGTTAACCAAGTGGCTAAGCAATTCTAAAGAGGTGATGAAATCAATACCAGCTGAAGAATGGGCGAAGTCGTTACATGAGGTAAATCTTGACCAAGAGGATCTACCATTCGAAAGAACACTCGGCGTGCTTTGGGATGTGGAAAAGGATTGTTTCACATTTGATGTCAAGGCAGTAGACAAACCTGCTACAAAGAGAGGAATACTAAGCACTACAAGTTCCATCTACGATCCGTTAGGATTTGTAAGTCCATTCATTCTCAAAGCAAAAGCAATCTTTCAAGAGTTGTGTCGCATAAAAGTTGACTGGGATGAAAAGATTCCAGTAGAAATAGCTGAACAGTGGCACAGATGGCTAAATGATCTGCCTATGTTGTCTGCACTAACAATTCCAAGATGTCTTAAGCCAACAACTGCTAGTTGCTCATCAGTGACCCAGCTCCATCACTTTTCCGATGCGTCAGAACTGGCGTACGGTGCCGTTTCATACATCAGGATTGACAACACCTGCAAGCTTGTAATGTCAAAGTCAAGGTTGGCACCTATCAAACCAGTTAGCATACCAAGATTAGAGTTACTAGCAGCAGTTGTTGCGACAGAGCTGGACCAACACATAAAGAGTCACTTGGAAATTCCAATCGCTAAGACATTCTTCTGGACTGACAGTACTATTGTACTACAGTacattaacaacaaagacagtcGTTTCCAGACTTTCATCGCCAACCGTATTGCAAAAATACATGAGCGCTCAAATCCATGCCAGTGGAGACACATTGATTCTGCTTCTAACCCGGCGGATGATGTGTCACGCGGAATGACCATGCAAGAGATGTTGTCAAATGTAAGATGGATATCTGGTCCGCATTTTCTTCAACTGGAAGAGGAACATTGGCCTGTTCAACCTGTCCTGAATGATCTACCTGAGGAAGCAGAGATTAAGAAAACAAAGGAAGTCTATGCAGTTAGCACAAACCCAAATCAGGCAGAGAAAGGTGCAATGGACAGATTACTGGAACGGTATTCCAGTTGGCATCGACTGAAAAGGGCTGCTGCTATCTTGTTACGCGTCAAGGCTTTGTTACGCAAGAAACCAAGTCTGCATCTTTCCAAACCTATCACTGTTGGTGAGCTCCACCAAGCAGAGTTAGCTATTCTCAATTATGTACAGACTTCATCTTTTGGATTAACTCGAGCAAAACCCAACTGCCTTCTTAAGTTAAAACCCTTTCAGGATGAGAATGACCAGCTTCTTCGTGTGGGAGGCAGGCTAACAAATGCTCCAATTCCTTTTGAGGCTAAACACCCAATAATCCTACCTAACAACCATCACATCACCCATCTAATAATCAGTCACTTTCATCTTCGTTTAGGCCATGCTGGATCGGAACGAGTACTCTCAGAAATTCGTCAGCGTTTCTGGATTCTTAAGGGACGTGCCATGATTAACCAAGCTCTAAAGTCATGTCTACAATGTCGCAAGCTAAAGGCTAAGCCACAAAACCAACAAATGGCTGATTTACCTGATTCAAGAGTAACGCCATGCGAGCCTCCATTCACTCGTGTGGGCATAGACTACTTCGGGCCGTTCTTGGTCAAGAAAGCTCGCAGTGAGATTAAAAGGTAtggatgtttgtttacatgtctCACTACGAGGGCTATTCATTTGGAGATTGCACACACTCTCAACACTGACTCATTCATTAACGCCTTACAACGGTTCATTGCAAGAAGAGGACCACCCTCTGAGATAAGATCAGACAATGGAACAAATTTTGTGGGTGGACTTCGAGAGTTGCGAAAGGCTATCAGTGAGTGGAACCAGAGAAAGATTTCTGATTATCTGTTGCAAAACAATGTAAAATGGATCTTCAACCCACCTGCCGCCTCTCACATGGGAGGTGTTTGGGAGCGACAGATTCGCACCATCCGCTCCATATTAAACACCGTCCTGTCACAGCAGGCGCCAGACGACGAGGGTTTGACAACGCTGTTTTGTTGTGTAGAGTCTATTGTTAATGGTAGACCTATCACTAAGCTTTCAGATGACCCATCAGATCCTCTACCACTGACACCAAATCATTTGTTGTTATTGCGTTCTGGTTCAACTTTACCACCAGGAGCCTTTGTAAAACAAGATCTTTACCGACGCAGATGGCGTCAGGTACAATATTTAGCAGACATCTTCTGGTCCAGATGGCTCAAAGAATACTTGCCTGCGCTGCAGCAACGCCAAAAATGGTTCCAACCAAAAAGAAATCTGCAAAAAGGAGATCTTGTGCTTGTGCTATATGAAAACACACCGCGCAATCATTGGCCACTGGGTCTCATTACTCAAGTCTATCCAGGTGCGGATGGTCTTGTGCGTACTGTGGAAgtaaaaacacaagcaggaaTCTATAACCGTCCTGTGGACAAAATTTGCCTTCTGGAAGCCAGTCTTGTTAGTTAA